One Glycocaulis abyssi DNA window includes the following coding sequences:
- a CDS encoding peptide chain release factor 3, producing MTSPSSALPEWSRRRTFAIISHPDAGKTTLTENILLSAGAIRLAGQVKARGENRRTQSDWMKIERERGISVSASVMTYEYGGLIFNLLDTPGHEDFSEDTYRTLTAADSAIMVLDAAKGVEPRTLKLVEVCRLRDIPILTFINKMDREAMDPSELLDDIQDKLALDVSPMQWPSGSGNRFKGVADLERDEFIVYRRPSADDADPVKSQRVSLSGNEIGSILNEAELAELREGAELAREVCPAFNPQSYREGHMTPVYFGSALRQFGIYELLEALKQVAPGPEAQPATGGPAPELKPDGKEVAGFVFKVQANMDPNHRDRVAFMRLCSGTFKRGMKLKTDSGKLLTVSSPIMFFAQDRELADEAYAGDVIGVPNHGALRVGDTLSESGKWRVAGIPNFAPELLRRARLKDPLKAKHLKKALESLAEEGVTQLFRLQVGGDFVVGAVGALQIDVMAERVAAEYNLDVTFEPSPYDTARWITGPRDKLEALIDRHKSAIAEDIDGALVFMAKNAWEVSYIQEKWPDIEFHRAKERRA from the coding sequence ATGACCTCCCCCTCAAGCGCGCTGCCTGAATGGTCGCGCCGGCGCACCTTTGCCATTATCTCCCATCCCGACGCCGGTAAAACGACGCTGACGGAGAACATCCTGCTTAGCGCGGGGGCAATCCGGCTGGCGGGGCAGGTGAAGGCGCGCGGGGAGAACCGGCGCACCCAGTCCGACTGGATGAAGATCGAGCGTGAGCGCGGGATTTCGGTTTCCGCCTCGGTGATGACGTATGAATATGGCGGGCTGATCTTCAACCTGCTCGATACGCCCGGCCACGAAGACTTCTCCGAAGACACCTACCGCACGCTTACCGCCGCCGACAGCGCGATCATGGTGCTGGACGCGGCCAAGGGCGTGGAGCCGCGCACGCTCAAACTCGTCGAGGTGTGCCGCCTGCGCGATATCCCCATCCTCACCTTCATCAACAAGATGGACCGTGAGGCGATGGACCCGTCCGAGCTGCTGGACGACATCCAGGACAAGCTGGCCCTGGATGTATCGCCCATGCAGTGGCCGTCCGGTTCGGGCAACCGGTTCAAGGGCGTGGCCGATCTCGAACGCGACGAGTTCATCGTCTACCGCCGCCCGTCTGCCGACGACGCCGATCCGGTGAAGAGCCAGCGCGTCTCCCTCTCTGGCAATGAGATCGGCTCGATCCTGAACGAAGCCGAGCTGGCCGAGCTGCGCGAGGGCGCTGAACTGGCGCGCGAGGTCTGCCCCGCCTTCAATCCGCAAAGCTATCGCGAAGGGCATATGACGCCGGTCTATTTTGGCTCGGCCCTGCGCCAGTTCGGCATCTACGAATTGCTCGAAGCCTTAAAGCAGGTGGCGCCGGGGCCCGAAGCCCAGCCGGCCACCGGCGGCCCGGCACCGGAGCTGAAACCCGATGGCAAGGAGGTGGCCGGCTTCGTCTTCAAGGTTCAGGCCAATATGGACCCGAACCATCGCGACCGCGTGGCCTTCATGCGCCTGTGCTCTGGCACGTTCAAGCGCGGCATGAAGCTGAAAACCGATAGTGGCAAGCTCTTGACCGTCTCCAGCCCGATCATGTTCTTTGCCCAGGACCGCGAGCTGGCCGACGAAGCCTATGCCGGTGATGTGATCGGGGTGCCGAACCATGGCGCGCTGCGCGTGGGCGATACGCTGTCGGAAAGCGGCAAATGGCGCGTCGCGGGCATCCCGAACTTCGCGCCGGAACTGCTGCGCCGCGCGCGGCTGAAAGATCCGCTCAAAGCCAAGCACCTGAAAAAAGCGCTGGAAAGCCTTGCCGAGGAAGGCGTGACCCAGCTGTTCCGCCTGCAGGTGGGCGGCGATTTCGTGGTCGGCGCGGTCGGTGCGCTGCAGATCGACGTGATGGCCGAGCGCGTGGCGGCCGAATACAATCTGGACGTCACCTTCGAGCCGAGCCCTTATGACACTGCGCGCTGGATCACGGGGCCGCGTGACAA
- a CDS encoding helix-turn-helix domain-containing protein, which translates to MDILQARGGEGRAREDRAGEDRAGEDRARAQLARQAAAFSLGVPVEAVQASGRGTAAAAQARQVAMYLAHIAFEMSLARVALAFGRDRSTVAYACHKVEDMRDDPAFDARMDDLETSLRAMPAPGRIVGMPARTGAPVAAGMSW; encoded by the coding sequence ATGGATATCTTGCAAGCACGCGGCGGGGAGGGCCGGGCCCGTGAAGACCGAGCCGGAGAAGACCGGGCCGGTGAAGACCGCGCGAGGGCACAGCTGGCCCGGCAGGCCGCTGCGTTTAGCCTGGGCGTGCCTGTCGAGGCGGTGCAGGCCAGCGGCCGCGGCACGGCGGCGGCGGCGCAGGCGCGCCAGGTTGCGATGTATCTGGCGCATATCGCCTTCGAGATGTCGCTGGCGCGCGTTGCGCTGGCCTTCGGGCGGGACCGCAGCACGGTTGCCTATGCCTGCCACAAGGTGGAGGATATGCGCGATGACCCCGCGTTTGACGCGCGCATGGATGATCTGGAGACCTCGCTGCGGGCGATGCCGGCTCCGGGCCGGATCGTGGGCATGCCTGCGCGCACGGGCGCTCCAGTGGCCGCAGGAATGAGCTGGTGA
- a CDS encoding sensor histidine kinase: protein MMTLAARLGSWIARTRARWIHALWATLWLGSGLAALLLGSSVEAGALIAATGLPGLVGLRLARAGSWSDTARAFIVVSWAVPVLTLAALPGAMAGLAVLAALAGAAALSASRQYGAALVSLLANSASLAIMVYAGAVELAAFGLPVSMELALGAYLGLAGLIALAGLLPRLSHEKRDNARLQPLAAGFVNAPSALIVCDGDGHMQAMSRAARDLLPGLPRDIDGLPVSHLAYEDEGRDLLERQLRHASGSIVTEMRGAGGRPVSLEARAHRADGGFVVALSVPRREDKILDRLARERDEAVAASKAKSEFLAAISHELRTPLNAIIGFSDLMKQRLFGPMPARYAEYADLIHESGVHLLDLIGDVLDMSKIEADRYELIRETFDAGEVVETCVRMMRLRAEDKNIRLSCDLRQSAVMVDADRKALRQIVLNLLSNAIKFTPDGGAVVVMLRASGAELVLAVGDSGPGMSEEDVSRLGQAYAQAANAHQSDERGSGLGLALVHALAGLHDGSMSLQSRLGEGTTVTVTLPVVQAGDDGILHSEPEPPAIHEQIRRAQAAGEAIVQQAAAS, encoded by the coding sequence ATGATGACCCTGGCAGCAAGGCTTGGCAGCTGGATCGCCCGTACGCGGGCGCGGTGGATTCATGCGCTCTGGGCAACGCTCTGGCTGGGTTCCGGTCTGGCCGCCCTCCTGCTGGGCTCCAGCGTTGAGGCGGGCGCGCTGATCGCGGCCACCGGCCTTCCCGGACTGGTAGGGCTGCGTCTTGCGCGGGCGGGCAGCTGGAGCGATACCGCGCGTGCCTTCATCGTGGTGAGCTGGGCCGTGCCGGTGCTGACGCTGGCCGCGCTGCCGGGCGCGATGGCGGGTCTCGCCGTTCTGGCTGCTCTCGCCGGTGCTGCGGCCCTGTCTGCCAGCCGCCAGTATGGTGCCGCCCTGGTCAGCCTGCTGGCCAATTCGGCCTCTCTGGCCATCATGGTCTATGCCGGCGCGGTGGAGCTGGCCGCTTTTGGCCTGCCCGTATCGATGGAGCTGGCACTGGGCGCGTATCTGGGGCTTGCCGGGCTGATCGCGCTGGCCGGTCTTCTGCCCCGGCTCTCGCATGAGAAGCGGGATAATGCGCGGCTGCAGCCGCTGGCGGCGGGATTTGTGAATGCGCCCTCGGCACTGATCGTGTGTGACGGTGACGGCCATATGCAGGCCATGTCGCGCGCTGCGCGTGATCTGCTGCCCGGCCTGCCGCGCGATATTGACGGCCTGCCTGTGTCCCACCTCGCCTATGAAGATGAGGGGCGTGACCTGCTTGAGCGCCAGCTGCGCCATGCCAGCGGGTCTATCGTCACCGAAATGCGCGGTGCAGGCGGGCGTCCGGTATCGCTGGAGGCGCGCGCCCACCGCGCGGATGGCGGATTTGTCGTGGCGCTGTCGGTGCCGCGCCGCGAGGACAAAATTCTTGACCGGCTGGCCCGCGAGCGTGACGAGGCAGTGGCGGCCAGCAAGGCCAAATCGGAATTTCTGGCCGCGATCAGCCATGAGCTGCGTACCCCGCTGAACGCCATTATCGGCTTTTCCGACCTGATGAAGCAGCGCCTGTTCGGGCCGATGCCTGCGCGCTACGCCGAATATGCCGATCTCATCCATGAAAGCGGCGTGCACCTGCTCGATCTGATCGGCGATGTGCTCGACATGTCGAAGATCGAGGCGGATCGCTACGAGCTGATCCGCGAAACCTTCGATGCCGGTGAGGTGGTCGAAACCTGTGTGCGCATGATGCGCCTGCGCGCCGAAGACAAGAATATCCGCCTCAGCTGCGATCTGCGTCAGAGCGCCGTGATGGTCGATGCCGACCGCAAGGCACTGCGCCAGATCGTGCTCAATCTTCTGTCCAACGCCATCAAGTTCACTCCCGATGGCGGCGCCGTGGTGGTCATGCTGCGCGCCAGCGGCGCTGAGCTGGTGCTGGCTGTCGGCGATAGCGGGCCGGGCATGAGCGAGGAAGATGTGAGCCGTCTGGGGCAGGCATACGCACAGGCCGCCAATGCCCATCAGAGCGATGAACGCGGATCGGGCCTGGGGCTGGCGCTGGTGCATGCGCTGGCCGGCTTGCATGACGGTTCGATGAGCCTGCAGAGCCGTCTGGGCGAAGGCACGACCGTGACGGTAACGCTGCCGGTGGTGCAGGCCGGGGATGATGGCATTTTGCACAGCGAGCCGGAGCCGCCCGCCATCCATGAACAGATCAGGCGGGCACAGGCAGCCGGTGAGGCCATCGTCCAGCAGGCGGCTGCCAGCTGA
- a CDS encoding DUF2336 domain-containing protein gives MDRADPATAPSVTARSRLTRRLADIVCLPSSQVSPQERWVVADVLEEIMRHAAPDLRVRIARRLAEQAEAPPGLLRRLALDTYEVAEPILQSARALTDFDLMEIAAKGEGRHRLAIARREHVSEVVSAALVSAGDTSEIQTLLANPGARLASQTVDRLAQMAGSELALAHLLIKRAELRPAQAMTLFWECGHAERRALLERFAVGRTILQDAAEDVFPLAASETPRDELIGRALSYIERRQRNRAAADQSPYGSLDGAIEEAARTGLAPELIDEMARLANIQRSLLDRMLADFGGEPLAVLTKATGLSRGHLMALLQAAGRGDPAPEQARYVFDTLSVDKAQTVLRYWNWSLTRPAA, from the coding sequence ATGGACCGAGCCGATCCTGCAACTGCGCCGAGCGTGACGGCCCGTTCCCGGCTGACGCGCAGGCTTGCCGACATTGTGTGCCTGCCCTCCAGCCAGGTCAGCCCGCAGGAGCGCTGGGTGGTGGCCGATGTGCTCGAAGAGATCATGCGCCATGCCGCGCCGGATCTGCGTGTGCGCATTGCCAGACGGCTCGCAGAGCAGGCCGAGGCCCCGCCGGGCCTGTTGCGGCGTCTGGCGCTGGACACATACGAGGTTGCCGAGCCCATTTTGCAATCGGCCCGCGCCCTGACCGATTTCGACCTGATGGAGATTGCCGCCAAGGGGGAGGGGCGCCACCGTCTCGCCATCGCCCGGCGCGAGCATGTCAGCGAAGTCGTCTCGGCGGCGCTGGTGTCGGCGGGCGATACATCTGAGATTCAGACGCTGCTGGCCAATCCGGGGGCGAGGCTCGCAAGCCAGACCGTTGACCGGCTGGCGCAGATGGCCGGTAGCGAGCTGGCGCTCGCCCATCTTCTCATCAAGCGCGCCGAATTGCGCCCGGCGCAGGCGATGACGCTGTTCTGGGAGTGTGGCCATGCAGAGCGCCGGGCCTTGCTGGAGCGCTTTGCCGTTGGCCGGACGATATTGCAGGACGCCGCCGAGGACGTGTTCCCGCTGGCGGCCAGCGAAACGCCGCGCGATGAGCTGATCGGGCGCGCCTTGAGCTATATCGAGCGGCGCCAGCGTAATCGTGCGGCAGCCGACCAGTCGCCCTACGGTTCACTCGACGGGGCTATCGAAGAGGCCGCCCGCACGGGCCTCGCCCCCGAACTCATTGACGAGATGGCGAGGCTGGCAAACATCCAGCGCTCTCTTCTGGACCGGATGCTGGCCGATTTCGGCGGCGAACCACTGGCCGTTCTGACCAAGGCAACGGGTCTGTCGCGCGGGCATTTGATGGCGCTTTTGCAGGCGGCCGGGCGCGGCGATCCCGCGCCTGAGCAGGCGCGCTACGTGTTCGACACGCTCTCGGTCGACAAGGCTCAGACAGTGCTGCGCTACTGGAACTGGTCGCTCACCCGCCCGGCGGCGTAG
- a CDS encoding IS1595 family transposase, with product MHLDNPIFHDADKAREHLEAQRWPHGPICPHCGNADQERITAMKGKAHRPGLHNCMECRQQFTVTVGTVFERSKVPLNKWLLATFLMTSSKKGMSAHQIHRTLGVTYKTAWFMAHRIREAMRDDNPPPVGGNGQPVEVDETYFGKKKNPKPSRQRYGRPYLKGGAGPSGKRAVVALVERGGNVRSFHVETANKTSVAAIMFQNIKREATIYTDESKLYTMVGEQYAAHETVRHSAKEYARGAVHTNTIEGFFSIFKRGMKGVYQHCAEKHLHRYLAEFDFRYNNRSGLGVNDEARANAALRAIEGKRLTYRRIGELKAA from the coding sequence ATGCACCTCGACAACCCCATTTTCCATGACGCTGACAAAGCCCGCGAGCACCTTGAAGCGCAACGCTGGCCGCATGGCCCTATCTGCCCGCACTGTGGCAATGCGGATCAGGAGCGCATCACGGCCATGAAGGGCAAGGCGCACCGCCCCGGTCTTCACAACTGCATGGAATGCCGCCAACAATTCACTGTGACGGTCGGCACGGTGTTTGAGCGCTCAAAAGTGCCGCTCAACAAGTGGCTCCTCGCCACATTCCTGATGACGTCCAGCAAGAAGGGCATGAGCGCCCACCAGATACACCGCACGCTAGGCGTCACTTATAAGACCGCATGGTTCATGGCGCACCGTATCCGTGAGGCCATGCGCGATGACAACCCGCCACCGGTGGGTGGCAATGGCCAGCCGGTCGAGGTTGATGAGACCTATTTCGGCAAGAAGAAAAACCCGAAGCCCTCACGCCAGCGCTATGGCCGTCCGTATCTCAAAGGCGGTGCCGGCCCCTCTGGCAAGCGTGCCGTCGTGGCGCTGGTAGAGCGCGGCGGGAACGTGCGCTCCTTCCACGTCGAGACGGCTAACAAGACCTCGGTTGCCGCAATCATGTTCCAGAACATCAAGCGCGAAGCCACGATCTACACCGACGAAAGCAAGCTCTACACGATGGTTGGTGAGCAATACGCCGCCCATGAAACCGTGCGCCATTCTGCCAAGGAATATGCGCGCGGGGCGGTCCATACCAACACAATCGAAGGCTTCTTCTCAATCTTCAAGCGCGGCATGAAGGGCGTCTATCAGCACTGCGCTGAGAAGCACCTGCACCGCTACTTGGCCGAATTTGATTTTCGCTACAACAACCGCTCTGGCCTAGGCGTCAACGATGAAGCCCGCGCCAATGCCGCGCTGCGCGCCATTGAAGGCAAGCGCCTCACCTATCGGCGGATTGGTGAACTCAAAGCCGCCTGA
- a CDS encoding SufE family protein — protein MQTGDPIIESLVDEFDFLGDWEERYRYLIDMGRALEPLGPEEHSDTNKVQGCVSQVWLVLDKDDAGNLTIRGDSDAHIVKGLVALLIRLYSGRPPAEAAAIDAREVLARIGLGEHLSPQRSNGLASMVARIRASAGAV, from the coding sequence ATGCAGACCGGCGACCCCATTATTGAATCCCTCGTCGACGAGTTCGACTTCCTGGGCGACTGGGAAGAGCGCTACCGCTATCTGATCGACATGGGCCGCGCTCTGGAGCCGCTAGGCCCTGAAGAGCATAGCGATACCAACAAGGTGCAGGGCTGTGTCAGCCAGGTCTGGCTGGTTCTGGACAAAGATGACGCTGGCAATCTCACCATTCGCGGGGATTCCGATGCGCATATCGTCAAGGGCCTTGTTGCCCTGCTGATCCGGCTCTATTCGGGCCGTCCCCCTGCCGAAGCCGCTGCCATTGATGCGCGCGAAGTGCTGGCGCGTATCGGGCTGGGCGAGCACCTGTCTCCCCAGCGCTCCAACGGGCTTGCCTCCATGGTGGCGCGCATCCGCGCGAGCGCTGGCGCGGTCTAA
- a CDS encoding DUF6456 domain-containing protein, translating to MSAPSWLIRLARPGRRIAALPGGRGYGVFAGPDRRRRPMAVLSARELAEGLSDGTLAADEGGASWSVTEAGLARLKRLQQSHEDDEGRFAAQHRTLRPRSVMDPDGRIAVALANADASPVARYAVARPGRPALLEPVHVTAADRLRADYDASTLRSRVTSDWSGVPRSGPRSGHDPAGAPARALDARTRVMDALAALGPGLDRLLINIVIRETGMERALRDLDWPDKAGATALRLALERLAVHYGLKRAARVADPFEV from the coding sequence GTGAGCGCGCCCTCCTGGCTGATCCGGCTGGCGCGCCCCGGAAGGCGTATCGCGGCTTTGCCGGGCGGTCGTGGCTATGGCGTGTTCGCCGGGCCGGATCGCCGCCGCCGTCCGATGGCGGTGCTAAGCGCACGCGAGCTGGCGGAGGGCTTGAGCGATGGCACGCTGGCCGCTGATGAGGGCGGGGCAAGCTGGAGCGTCACCGAGGCGGGCCTTGCCCGGCTGAAACGCCTGCAACAGAGCCATGAGGATGATGAGGGCCGCTTCGCCGCCCAGCACCGCACGCTACGTCCCCGCAGCGTGATGGATCCGGACGGGCGGATCGCGGTGGCGCTGGCCAATGCCGACGCCTCGCCCGTGGCGCGCTATGCCGTTGCCCGGCCGGGACGTCCAGCTTTGCTGGAGCCGGTGCATGTCACGGCGGCCGACAGGCTGCGGGCCGATTACGACGCCTCCACCCTTCGCTCGCGCGTAACCTCCGACTGGTCGGGCGTGCCACGCTCCGGCCCGCGCAGCGGGCATGATCCTGCAGGCGCGCCAGCGCGTGCGCTTGATGCCCGCACCCGCGTCATGGACGCGCTGGCCGCGTTGGGGCCGGGGCTGGACCGCCTGCTCATCAATATCGTCATCCGCGAGACAGGGATGGAGCGGGCGCTGCGCGATCTCGACTGGCCCGACAAGGCAGGCGCAACCGCCCTGCGCCTCGCACTGGAAAGACTGGCTGTGCATTACGGTCTGAAGCGGGCAGCGCGTGTGGCCGATCCGTTTGAGGTTTAG
- a CDS encoding DUF1491 family protein, which translates to MPELSTWIWVDALKWRAEREGASFYVLHKGDADAGVVLVKLVGADRLARLFVPVRDMEGERLWSQPLGALPVEEARADSYIARRRDDDPDIWAVEIIDRQGRHFLMERVEE; encoded by the coding sequence ATGCCTGAACTCAGCACATGGATCTGGGTGGACGCCCTCAAATGGCGTGCGGAGCGCGAGGGCGCGTCCTTTTACGTGCTGCACAAGGGCGATGCGGATGCCGGCGTTGTTCTGGTCAAGCTGGTCGGTGCTGACCGGCTGGCACGGCTGTTTGTGCCGGTGCGCGACATGGAGGGCGAGCGTCTCTGGTCCCAGCCCCTTGGCGCGCTTCCCGTCGAGGAGGCGCGCGCCGACAGCTATATCGCGCGCCGCCGCGATGATGATCCTGATATCTGGGCGGTAGAGATCATTGACCGGCAGGGCCGCCACTTCCTTATGGAGCGGGTTGAGGAGTAG